AGATGTTATTTATTATCTGGTATTATTGCTGGCAGATTTTCATTCCCTCCTCCCATCTTAGAACGTGTTGAAGAGATTATAGGCTCTGCTGGTCTGCAGCAATTAGAACAGGAATTTGCAGATTTGGAGTTGAAGGCAGCTGATGGGCTCTTTCTGGGATGATCGAGATAAAGCTCAAGGAACCCTTTTAGCCCTAACTTATGTCAAAGACGATAAAATTACTTACAGAGTTCAAACACCCAGGTTTATAAATCTTCTATCAGTCCATGATTTTGTATTTCCATTGCTTTCAATGCCAGACTGGTGGGTGAGCCTTTGGAGAAAGGGGATGGTTCTGGATGAGTAGTGAGAAAGGAAGGCTGTGTTTTAGATGAGGGTAAAATAGACATTTTACAAAGGCTGATGTGTGCGGAGTGTGCTTTATAACGGGGCGAATTTTTCTTTCGATATTTGTTTGATCGATTTGCTTGCGGACGAGACGAAATACGAATCCGAGCGACATAGGCAGACACAGCAAACTATGGGGGCGACGGGAGGCGATGTGGAGGCCGGGTTCGCGAAGCTCCAGGGCGAAGACTTCGAGTATTACATGCAGACTTACTCTATCATCCTCGGCCGCAATTCCAAGAAGTCGACCGTTGACGTCGACCTTTCCAGCCTCGGCGGTGGCATGAACATCTCACGCCACCACGCCCGCATCTTCTACGACTTTGCCCGCCGCCGCTTCGCACTCGAGGTCCTCGGAAAGAATGGCTGCTTCGTCGAGGGCGTTCTCCACCTCCCTGGAAACCCCCCTGTCAAGCTCGACTCCCAGGACCTTCTTCAGATCGGAGACAAGGAGTTCTACTTCCTCCTGCCCGTGCGAAGCATCCTCGGTGGGCCTCTCGGCCACAGGCATTTCGTGGGCGCAGCTGCCGGGGCCGGGGCCGGGGCCTCTGCTGCGCACTACGGTAATTTTCATCTGGCGGGGCCCACAGCGACGCCTGCCGTAAAgaaggggagagggagggaCTTCTACGAGGAGGAGTACGATGATGAGGATGAGATTGGTGGTGGTGCCGGGAGTGGTAAGAAGTTGAGGAGAGAAGGGTTTGAGGGGTACGGCTTCAGCGCTGGTGGTTCGGGCGGTAAGACCGGCTTAGCCGGAGTTTTGGGATACTTTTTCATCACGTTATTGTTATGGTTTAGTTGGTTTGGGcttcttttccctttcctctTGGATATGTTTTTGATTAGCTGGTATTTTACTATTTGCTTTTGTACTTTttggaagatgtggttttgATGGATTATGAACCAAGTTTATGTTTTCAGCTCacggcttttttttttcttttttaatttaaaaaattttatccgAGTATATTCTTATCGTTCGTAGGAGTAGGTACTTGAGTACAGGGTCAGCAAGAACCTTGCTGTTCCAAAGATCCAACACAACACCGTTGATATTATTGTTAGTGCCGCCTTTCTAGGATCTTGTTTATAAGAAAGGGATCGGGCTGTTCATTATGGGGGTGTGTGtagtaatattttgtgtatGCGTATATCTTTGATGTGATTCGCCTGCACATACATTGAAGGGTTTTAGATGGAAATGTCTGCGGTTGTTGATTTTAAATTCCCTTGCCTGGCATTGTCTACATGTAAATAGCCGTGTTGGTTAAATGTTTCAATTCTTTTCCAGGATTTATGACAATCTCTAGATGCTAAATCTCACACGTGTTTTGTTGCTTCGTATCTTTAGTGTCAATGTCACTAGTTTCTTGATTAGCTGCTGCGGCTAGCTCATGCTTGGATTAACTATGGTCTCATAAACCACGTTCAAGCTCAAAATTACGTTCATTACAAATCGATACAGAAAGTTTCTCTCACACTAACATGAAGCACGAGGAATTTAGGGTAGTCCTCAACTCCTACTTTCTGGCGCTTTAATCACCTTTTAAGGGCTCCTAATTATCTGCAAGAAATGGCATTGGATTGATTAACTTCTGAGAATCTGTTAGCATTCCATCATTGTTGGTGGCATCCTTTAGCACTGGCAGTGGAGCTGATTTGTTCCGATGCTTTTCTCCCCccccacaccccccccccccccccaaaaaaaaaaaaaaaaaaaaaaccacttaaACTTAAATTCCCAACGTCCTCGTCATGCCATTTGATTATAATAGCTGGCATGACTCAAGTCCCACACTTTTGGTTTGGATTGGCTCTAATACTATTTGTAATTCCCAAAGAGGGGTCCAAGCCATATTTGTGTCATACTCCAAAAGAAATAGTCAATGGTACAAATTATAGCCCCCTAGAATCATtacaaagagcaagaacttcttcctTACAAGCAATGCGGGATCCTATTTACAACATTATTCACTCAATATGGGGTATCGTGTGGCCAAAGTTTGAACAGCCTGGCTGTCTCCACATGATTGGCTAGGCCATCTACATTTAGCCTTGTCTATTAGACATATATGTGAGGTGACGTTTGGTATTGATCAATACTTAGAATTACTAATGCTACACATAGATGGGCTATTTATACATGCTCGTCAATAATCATACAGAATGCATGTTTTGTTGCATATAgaatatgaaattgaaaaatatccttccatttgagatttttttttttttttttttctctttacactttttttatgTCCTCATGCACGCCCGTAATCCCTTCTCCGGCGCTTCTCGCCGGAGTTGATTCTCTCATCCTTCCCTTTCCTGtctctcttttgtttcttttcttccttttcctgTTTCTGTTTACAAAACTACGAAGATGGAAGGTGATGGGAGTTTTATGGTGGAATCTAAAACCTTCATCTTCTCGAAGGTGGCTGGTAACAGTTTTTGTATCATTGAGAGGAACAGAAAAATGGCTCTATTTCTCTTCATTAATGGGACATTAGCTTCATGGGTGGCAAGGATGGTTGAAAAAGCTCGTCTCTCAATAGAGTGGCGGGTTTTTCAGAAAGTTGAGGGTGGGTAACGGGGTCCTCATTCTTCAACGTCACAGTAACAATAGAGGATATTTTCTGCACTTGGAGGAATTTTGGAATGGCAGGGGGAAGGGCTCTCTGATTGTCCCTGAAGGCGTGAAGGGATGCGGCTAGGAAGGTTTCGCTTACCACCTCAAGAAGGTGGCTGGTCTCACGGGGGTGCTTACAGAGGGTGGCCTACGTCAGGGTGGGGTGACTGGTTATGGACTGGAAACAGAGAAGCCTCCCCCAAATAGTGTTTCTTACGCCTCTGTTTTGAGGTCATCGGCAAACTCTCTATTAGGGGGCAACTTTGCCATGGTGTCAATAGGCTAGGAGACCAGCACTGAAGGTAACTCTTGTTGCATTGTGGGTAGTGGGGTGTTCTTTGTCCAGCGTACAAAGTTGGGGGAGGTGGAAGGTATTTTGTGGGCTGTCAGAGCACAATTGTCTAGGGTATAAAGGAAGTTTCAGTACTGATAAATAAAGTGGATGTAGGCCTAAGCTTGGTAATGGACGTGAAAGGGAGGGTCTGTGAATTTGAAGAACCTGGCAAAGGAGTTACCTGGATTGAGCCAAAACTTGAAGGGGCCCACGAGCCCATAGTTTGTTCAAAGGGGGGCTTGAGCGCCTGTTGGTAGGATGGGCTGGGCTGAGCCCATTAGGCCCATCCATTCTGTCTAGAGAGCTAAGGGGTGCTCTCTGGCCTGAGAGACTCTGGTCTTGGCTAGAAGTTTGGTGTCGTTCCCAATCTcaaatgagataaatttatGCGAGGAGGCGTCGTCCTCCACCAGGCTACCTCGGTTTGAAGGTTATGACGACCCTTTGCTTAAATCTGGTCCCTCTCAGCCCTTAGAGTTTCTCTTTAGGGCCCAAGGCCCTCATCCAACATTCTGTGAACTAGGGACCCCTTCAAGGGTTCTGTGCACAGTGGCAGAAGGGGATGATGAGTCATCGATTGATGGGGTTCTCTCGGATGTTGAATCTTCACTTGGGTTTGATTTACAGTTAGCTTGCAAGGAGTTTGGAGTTGACATGGACCTGGGGGATTCAAGAGACGTACCTAGTCCTTTATGCTCGTTGCCACCGGCGCCTTCATGGGCTGGCATGCAATCTTGATTGGGTTTTACAAAAGGTAGATGAACTTTTTCATTGCATCGGGATTTCATGCGAAGAGTTTGAGGACCAGTTTAAAGCTCTTCTCACTGCCATAGAAGTAGGGCATCTACTTCTTGCCAAATTTGCCGCTAAAAAAGATAGGGAGCTTAAGAGGCTTGCTTGCTCCATAAACTATGATGCAAGGGGGAAGGAAGTGCGAGTAGGGGGAGACACAATGATAGGGTGAACCTCGGCGTTCCATGAAGCCCAAGATCCTTTCAAGGAATGTTCGGGGACTGAATGACCCGAGCAAGCGTCTTAGAGTGAAGAATTTATTACGGGAATGGAAGCCAGATGTGATTTGTTTGCAGGAGACTAAGTTGAAGTCTATCGACAGGCAATTAATAAGAAGCTTGTGGAATTACTCCTACATGGGATGGACCACACTTGTCTCCAAGGGTGCTTCAGGTGGAATTTTAGTGTTGTGGGATAAGTGAGTAGTTAATTTGGTGGAGGATTTCATTGGCGAATTTTCGGTAGCTTGCTCTTTCTCGAATGTAGAAGATGGTTTCGGTTGGGGATTCTTAGGAGTTTAAGGGTCAAATGTTGACAGCAAAAGACAACTCCTTTGGGATGAGATCgcttgtttgttttgttggagGGATATCCCATGGTGTATTGGAGGAGATTTCAACGTCACTCAGTTCCTGAGTGAAAGATCAGGAGACTCTAGCATGGATACAGCCATGGCTGACTTTTCAACACTTATTTTTGAGCTGGACTTGGTAGATCTACCTTTGGTGGGGGGGAGATTTCACTTGGTCTAATGCGAGGGCCTGATCCAGGTTGGACAGGTTCATTGTCTCTCCCTCTTGGGAGGTCCCCTTTCCCAACCTTTGCCAAAAAAGCTCTCTAGGCTTTGTTCTGACCACTTCACCCTCTTATTAGATTGCGGGGGTCTTCATGGGGGATGGAGATACTTTAAATtcgagaacatgtggttgaaggTCGACGGGGAAAGTTAGATCATGGTGGGCCTCTTATCAACTCACGGGCACCCCTAGTTTTGTTTTGGCCGGGAAGCTTAAAGCTTTGAAAAACGATCTAAGAAAATAGAATTGGGAAGTCTTTGGGAACATTAACGACTAGCGGCTTCCTTTATTTCAAGAGCTACAACAATTTTATGATAAAGAAGTGGATGGGGATCTTTCGGCGGATGATAAGGCAAGGAAAATGATTGTAGTAGTTGAGCTGGAAAAAATACTCTTATGGAGGAGATCTCTTGAAGACAAAAATCTCGAGCCATTTGGTTGAAGAAAGGGGACAAGagcacaaagtttttccatagaGTTGCTAACTCCCATCGTAGAAACAATGCCATTGAGGTCCTTCATTCAAAAGATAGGGTTTTGACAGATAGAGTTGCTATCAAAAACCACATTGTCCACTTTTATGACAAGCTATTAACGGAGCAATATCAATGGAGGCCTAAAATAGACAGACTCTTTTTCGATTCAATTGATCAATCAAGTGCGGCTTGGTTGGAGAGGTCCTTTGAAGAGGATGAGGTGCTTAGTGTGCTTAAAGGGATGGATAAAGACAAAGCACCAGGCCCAAATGGCTTCACAATGacgttttttcaaacttgttgggacattgttAAGGAGGATCTCATGAAGGTTTTTCTCGAACTTcattcttttatgaaatttgagagaaGTCTTAACGCCACTTTCATCGCCCTTATCCCAAAAAGGGTGAGGTCGGTGGAGGTGCAAGATATCCGTCCCATAAGTTTGGTATGTTGGGTCTACAAGATCATCTCAAAAGTTCTTGCTAAGCGACTAAGCAAAGTTATGGGGAAGATCATCTCGAAGTCACAAAACTCTTTCATTAAAGGAAGACAAATTCTagatttttcttatttctaatgaatgcttggataATAGAGTTAGAGATGGCACCCCAGGTATCTTGTGtaaattggatatggagaaggtgtttgatcatgtgaattgggatttcTTGTATATTCTTGGTAGGCATGGCTTCGGGGAAAGAAGGCTTTTGATCACAATTGTGAGATTCTCTATTTTGATCAATGGCACTCCTGAAGGCTTCTTCAATAGTTCTcggggtttgagacaaggggacccctTATACCCCTTGTTATTCATTCTTATGATGGATGTGCTAAGTAGAATGTTGGAGGGGGTGGTGGTCATCTCGGGCTTCTCAGTGGGTGGTTCCTCGCATGGTAGCATATCAGTCGCTCACCTCCTTTTTGCCGATGATACATTGATTTTCTATGACCCGGATCCCAACCAGATTCGCTCCTTGAGAGCTttccttctttgttttgaagctgtctccGGGCTTAAAGTGAACTTATCAAAGTCTAAAATAGTTCCAATTGGTTTGGTTAATAATTTAAGCGAAGTGGCTGCCGTCTTGGGCTGCAAGGTGTCATCCTTGCCTATGAAGTACCTGGGACTTCCTTTGGGGGCTCCTCATAAATCCAAGGCAATGTGGGATGggattgttgagaaaattgaatgcAAACTGTCAGGTTGAAACATAATGTACTTGTCTAAAGGCGGTAGAACCACGCTTATTAAGAGCACATTATTTAATCTTCCAATgtactttttatctttgtttcctttgcctgcaggggtggcaaATAGACTGGAGAAGATTTACTATTACTTCTTGTGGGGAGGgctagaagatgagaaaaattttcatttaattaaatgggataaaGTCTGCACCCCTTTGTCTTGTGGTGGATTGGGGGTTAGAAAATTGAGAACCTTCAACAAGGCTCTTCTTGGAAAGTGGCTATGGTGGTACCATCAGGAAGGGGACGCTCTTTGGAGGAGCATCATCGATATTATTACGGGAGCATTTGGGGGGATTGGTGCTATAATGCAGTAAGAGGGGCCTACAGAGTGGGTGTTTGGAAATTCATTCGGAATGAATGGGAAGATATACTTGGTAATTTCAGACTTGAGGTGGGAAGGGCCACACGAATCAggttttggcatgatatttggtgtggtgatgtggttttgaaaaatgcttttCCCTCTCTTTATGGGATTGCGTCAGATAAAGATGCTTCTGTGGTTGATAATATGAGCATTTCCGCTGATTCTCTTCATTGGTCCGTGAATTTTTCTAGAGCTATATAGGATTAGGAGGTAGATGACATTGCTGACTCTTGCAATGTTTTATATGCGCTGAAAGTGCAAGCAGGTAGGGAGGACAGACTACTATGGACATGCACAGGAAACAAGAAATTTTCAGTCCACTCTCTTATTACAAGGTATTGAAAGTTCACCCCTCTAATGCCTTCCCtgggaagagcatttggaggagtaaTGCTCCCCTCAAAGTTGCTTTCTTTGGCTGGTTGGCATCCCATGGGAAATTACGTGGATATTGACAAGCTGAAAAAGCGTGGCCTTTACTTAACagattggtgcttcatgtgtaaaCATAGTAGCTAGTCAGCAGACCACCTGCTTCTCCATTGCAAAGTAGTCAAGGATTTATGGGATGATATCTTCACTAGGCTCGGCATCCATGGGTTATGCCTAGGAGAGTGATGGATTTATCGtcatgttggagagggatttGTGGCCACTGTCACGTTGcagctgtttggaagatgggtgcctctatgtttaatgtggtgtacATGGATCGAAATAAATggtcaatattttgaaaatagggAACGCTCTCCGGATGGTTTTAGGGCCTTTTTCTATCACACattgttgctttgggcttcaTCTATAGTATTGAACGGAGCGAgctttaatgacttttatgctaCATTTTGTAGCGAGTAGTTTCCGCCCCATCAGTTTGGTAGGcaggatttataaaattatttcaaaggtgttagcGAATCGAATGAGCTTAGTGATGgataaaatcatttccaagtcccaaaatgcctttgtacgTGGACGGCAAATTTTGGACTCAGTTTTGGTAGCGAATGCGTGTCTGGATAGCCGGTTGAGGGCAGGTATTCCAGGAGTCATttgcaagttggatatggaaaaggcttatgatcatgtgtgctgggattttttattatatatgttgaagaggtgtggttttggagataggTGGTGTGGTTGGGTGAAACATTGTGTATCATCCGCTTGGTTTTCAATTTTAGTAAATGGGCAACCCTGTGGTTTCTTCTCGAGTTTGaggggcttgagacaaggggacccgttatctccttttctctttgttgtagtgATGGAGGCCTTGAGTCATATGGTGGAGGCCGTGGTAAGGGGAGGTTTTATGGCTGGTTTTTCAGTGGGTAACTCTACCTCAGGTGCTTTttccatttctcatttattgtaTGCAGATGATACTTTAATCCTCTGTGATGCTGAGAGTGGACAGTTGCAAGCTTTAAGGGCTgttcttttgtgttttgaagctgtctcgGGTCTCAAGGTGAATTTGGGAAAGTCGGAGTTGGTCCCGGTGGGAGTGGTGGACAATATCAATCAGCTAGCAAGTTTGTTGGGGTGCAAAGTGGCTTCTCTTCCGATGAAATACCTGGGCCTCCCTTTAGGAGCCTCTTTCAAGGCTAAATACATATGGGACAGAGTTGTAGAGAAGGTAGGAAAAAAATTGGTAGGTTGGAAACGGCTATACTTATCGAAAGGGGGGAGACTTACCCTCATCAAAAGCACTCTATCCAATCTCCctacttattttctatctttgttccCTTTACCGGTGGGAGTAGCCAATAGGATGGAGAAATTGTTTAGggatttcttgtggggtggtATGGGGGAAGAACATAAATTTCATCTAGTGAGTTGGCAGCAGGTGTGTCGTCCGAAGGAGTTGGGAGGTTTGGGGGTGCGTAGTCTATCtgtttttaataaagctctcttggggaagtggttgtggagatttCAAATGGAAGAGGATTCTTTGTGGAGATTGGTTATTGTTCGGAAATATGGTTGTGATTGGGGGGGTTGGCGTTCCACGGAGGGTAGGGGTTCCTTTGGTGTAAGCCTTTGGAAATTTATCAGAAAGGGGTAGGAGGAGTTCGTAAAGCACACTAGTTTTGAGGTGGGAGTGGGGACTAGAAttagtttttggtttgatgtatGGTGTGGTGAGAGTGCTCTATTTACTGTTTTTCCAACTGTTTTCAGATTGGCTGAAAACCAGCAGGCCGCTGTCTCTGATGTATTGTGCACTGACAATGGGAGTGTTCTGTGGAATTTGATCTTATCCAGAAATGCGCAAGACTGGGAAGTGGATGAAATAGCAGGTTTTTACAGCCTTTTATATTCCAAGAAGTTAGGAGGAAATGGGTGGGATAGAATGCTGTGGAAACATTCAAGGCGCAAAATTTTTTCTGTTAAGTCATTCTATAAAGTGTTGGCAGCTCATCAGCCCATTCGGTTCCCCTGGAAAGGTATTTGGAGAGCTCCAAAAACCTGCTATTTGGACTGTTGCTTTGGGAAAGATTTTGACGgttgacaatttgaggaaacgtgGTATGATCGTGATGGaatggtgttacatgtgtaagagTAATGGCGAATCAATTGAGCACATTttcttgcattgtgaggtggcaagggagTTATG
This window of the Juglans regia cultivar Chandler chromosome 12, Walnut 2.0, whole genome shotgun sequence genome carries:
- the LOC108998259 gene encoding FHA domain-containing protein FHA2, with translation MGATGGDVEAGFAKLQGEDFEYYMQTYSIILGRNSKKSTVDVDLSSLGGGMNISRHHARIFYDFARRRFALEVLGKNGCFVEGVLHLPGNPPVKLDSQDLLQIGDKEFYFLLPVRSILGGPLGHRHFVGAAAGAGAGASAAHYGNFHLAGPTATPAVKKGRGRDFYEEEYDDEDEIGGGAGSGKKLRREGFEGYGFSAGGSGEKKAEGRLRVDREADNHQLLQLEEKDVVSTVATALSDICGPGEWMPMEKLHTVLLDKYANVWHHSRVRRYLTSEDWPGPESKGKPWYGLLMLLRKYPEHFVINTRSKGRITLEFVSLVSLLS